A single genomic interval of Metasolibacillus fluoroglycofenilyticus harbors:
- a CDS encoding putative bifunctional diguanylate cyclase/phosphodiesterase, protein MSSKDFTHNNMDIEHSSVYKTSLVKVIFENVEEGIMITNEKKCIIAVNPAFEFVTGYSLSEVIGNTPAILQSGMHDSSFYKKMWAKIEKDGMWQGEIWNRRKTGDIYPEWLTIIAVKDGDNNIMNYCGIFTDLSERKSVESELKKRTLTDLLTKVNNRFAYLERMKALLLTSATATTPMRHAIYFLDIDRFKQVNEVFGHAVGDKLLIAVAKRIRRLLKNKDILARYGDDEFAITLTNIVHPREAAKFAQQVLHAMEQPFIIDGQEIFISVSIGISLYPLDGGTTDELVHRADKAMYFSRQTGPGNFAFFIEDLEIDTKRVSLLDTELRKAIENNDFQLYFQPKVSLKTKQVIGVEALVRWTNDKLGQVSPGEFIPYSEETGLIIPLSEMIIEMACSAFHVLRANGYANVPIALNISSIHFQQQNFLETIQKILEKNNTSAHNFEIEVTERTVLDNSSEAISKFDRLKQLGFTLSIDDFGTGYSSLSYLIRFPFDVLKIDRSFVQHICSSEEKQGVVDAIIQMAHRLNMQVVAEGVESKQQVQLLQEIDCDFAQGFHYSKPMPLGELLQFLAYWEHIQ, encoded by the coding sequence ATGAGTAGTAAAGATTTTACTCACAACAATATGGATATTGAACATTCTTCCGTTTACAAAACTAGCTTAGTAAAAGTCATTTTTGAAAATGTAGAGGAAGGTATTATGATTACGAACGAGAAAAAATGTATTATAGCAGTTAATCCTGCGTTTGAATTTGTAACAGGCTATTCACTTAGTGAAGTGATTGGAAATACACCAGCGATTTTACAATCAGGTATGCATGATTCCTCGTTTTATAAAAAAATGTGGGCAAAAATTGAAAAAGATGGCATGTGGCAAGGAGAAATTTGGAACCGCCGTAAAACCGGAGATATTTACCCAGAGTGGCTAACGATTATCGCTGTGAAAGATGGCGATAATAATATTATGAACTATTGTGGGATATTTACAGATTTATCCGAGCGTAAAAGCGTTGAAAGCGAGCTGAAGAAACGCACACTAACAGATTTATTAACAAAGGTAAACAATCGTTTTGCTTATTTAGAGCGAATGAAAGCCCTGTTGTTAACAAGTGCTACAGCGACAACACCGATGCGACATGCAATATATTTTTTAGATATAGACAGATTCAAGCAAGTGAATGAAGTGTTTGGGCATGCGGTTGGTGATAAGTTGCTAATTGCAGTAGCTAAGCGCATTCGAAGACTGTTAAAAAATAAAGATATTTTAGCGCGCTATGGCGATGATGAATTTGCAATTACATTAACAAATATTGTTCATCCAAGGGAAGCTGCGAAATTTGCCCAGCAAGTACTACATGCAATGGAGCAACCTTTTATAATAGATGGGCAAGAAATTTTTATTTCCGTAAGTATTGGCATTAGCTTATATCCGTTAGATGGAGGGACAACGGATGAATTAGTGCATCGTGCAGATAAAGCAATGTATTTTTCCAGACAAACGGGCCCTGGCAATTTTGCCTTTTTTATTGAAGATTTAGAAATTGATACGAAGCGAGTTTCATTGCTGGATACAGAGCTTCGCAAAGCGATAGAAAACAATGATTTCCAACTATATTTCCAGCCAAAGGTTTCCTTAAAAACGAAGCAGGTGATTGGTGTAGAAGCGTTAGTACGTTGGACAAACGATAAGCTCGGTCAAGTATCACCAGGCGAATTCATTCCATATTCTGAGGAAACAGGTTTAATTATTCCGCTAAGTGAAATGATTATAGAAATGGCGTGCAGCGCATTTCATGTATTGAGAGCAAACGGGTATGCCAATGTGCCAATTGCCTTAAACATTTCAAGCATTCATTTCCAGCAGCAAAATTTCTTAGAAACAATTCAAAAAATATTAGAAAAAAACAATACTTCGGCGCATAATTTTGAAATTGAAGTAACAGAGCGGACAGTTTTGGATAACTCCTCGGAGGCAATTAGCAAATTCGACCGATTAAAGCAGCTTGGCTTTACGCTATCTATCGATGACTTTGGGACAGGCTATTCATCATTAAGCTATTTAATACGTTTCCCATTTGATGTATTAAAAATAGATCGTAGCTTTGTGCAGCATATATGCTCCTCAGAGGAAAAACAAGGTGTGGTGGATGCAATAATTCAAATGGCGCATCGCTTAAATATGCAAGTTGTAGCAGAGGGCGTTGAAAGCAAGCAGCAAGTACAGTTATTACAAGAAATCGACTGTGATTTCGCACAGGGCTTCCATTATAGTAAGCCGATGCCATTAGGTGAATTGCTACAGTTTTTAGCCTATTGGGAGCACATACAGTGA
- a CDS encoding DEAD/DEAH box helicase produces MNSKKMTISELLQAWQYDEELKQNIRHWHTLEAQPAQYADFPDNLHPSIKKALHARGINQLYTHQREAFDFAMQGQSFTAITPTASGKSYCYHLPVLQTILHNKSARAIYLFPTKALAQDQKSDLNELIELMEEDILSYTYDGDTAPGIRQKIRKAGHIVMTNPDMLHSGILPHHTKWVALFENLQYIIIDELHTYKGVFGSHVAHVLRRLQRICAFYGSNPVIICTSATIRNPRELAENLTNTKHALIKKSGAPVGKKTFIFYNPPIIHPTFGVRRSAVLEVRDLSTRLFEAGIQTIIFAKSRVRVEMLVTYLKSLTAKKIADHSIQGYRGGYLPSERRQIEKGLRDGSIQMVVSTNALELGVDIGQLQACIMTGYPGNIASAWQQAGRAGRRQDEALIIYVAQSTALDQYVVNHPTYLLGSEPEQANINPENILILMSHLKCAAFELPFSTDGTYGEFEVQDLLAYLAEEGVLVQTTTAWHWMSDRFPAHDISLRSAAQENVVIIDKTIATKTRVIGEMDTYSAMTLLHEEAIYIHQGTQFQVEELDWEEKKAYVTEVDVDYFTDANLAVELKVLEEDKVADLGEVTVSYGDVSLLAIPTIFKKIRFGTHDNIGSGPITLPPMEMHTNATWISFNLPEDWSEEMMTDALNGVAYAMHSFISLFIQCDRSDVSVVPQVKAVHNERPTLFIYDSYPGGIGLSEKVYDLILPLLERTIEHVKSCPCKAGCPSCIGAQDNLNDGKKRVLKVLGILCAEMM; encoded by the coding sequence ATGAACAGCAAAAAGATGACGATTTCTGAGCTGTTACAGGCATGGCAATATGATGAGGAGCTAAAGCAAAATATTAGGCATTGGCATACGCTAGAGGCACAGCCTGCACAATACGCTGATTTTCCAGACAACCTTCATCCTTCCATAAAAAAGGCATTGCATGCAAGAGGAATCAATCAGCTTTATACACATCAGCGAGAAGCTTTTGATTTCGCCATGCAAGGGCAGTCTTTCACCGCGATTACACCGACTGCCTCAGGCAAATCATATTGCTACCACCTCCCTGTACTGCAAACGATTTTACATAATAAATCAGCAAGGGCCATTTATTTATTTCCGACAAAAGCTTTGGCACAAGACCAAAAGTCCGATTTGAATGAGCTTATAGAGCTAATGGAGGAGGATATTTTAAGCTATACGTATGACGGGGATACAGCACCTGGTATTCGCCAAAAAATTCGGAAGGCAGGGCATATCGTTATGACGAATCCCGATATGTTGCATTCGGGCATCTTACCGCATCATACGAAGTGGGTCGCGCTTTTCGAAAACTTACAATATATTATTATTGATGAATTGCATACATATAAGGGTGTGTTTGGTAGTCACGTAGCACACGTACTGCGCAGATTGCAAAGAATTTGTGCTTTTTATGGGAGCAATCCTGTTATAATATGCACATCTGCAACGATTCGCAATCCGCGTGAGCTAGCGGAAAACTTAACGAATACAAAGCATGCACTGATTAAAAAATCGGGTGCACCTGTCGGTAAAAAAACATTTATTTTTTATAATCCACCGATTATTCATCCGACATTCGGGGTGCGTCGAAGCGCTGTATTAGAAGTGCGTGATTTATCAACTCGTTTGTTTGAAGCAGGTATTCAAACAATTATATTTGCTAAATCAAGGGTACGTGTAGAAATGCTCGTTACCTATTTAAAGTCATTGACAGCGAAAAAAATTGCTGACCACTCAATCCAAGGTTACCGAGGTGGCTATTTACCGAGCGAGCGTCGCCAAATTGAAAAAGGCTTGCGCGATGGTTCAATTCAAATGGTCGTAAGTACAAATGCGCTGGAGCTCGGTGTTGACATCGGGCAGCTACAGGCATGTATTATGACGGGCTATCCTGGTAATATCGCGAGTGCATGGCAGCAAGCTGGGCGCGCAGGGAGAAGGCAGGATGAAGCATTGATTATTTATGTAGCACAGTCGACCGCGCTTGACCAATATGTTGTAAATCATCCTACTTATTTATTGGGCAGTGAGCCTGAGCAAGCGAATATTAATCCTGAAAACATTTTAATATTAATGTCCCATTTGAAATGCGCGGCATTTGAGCTACCATTTTCGACAGACGGTACATATGGTGAATTTGAGGTGCAAGATTTATTAGCTTATTTAGCGGAGGAAGGCGTACTCGTTCAAACGACAACGGCATGGCATTGGATGAGCGACCGCTTCCCAGCACATGATATTAGCTTACGTTCAGCAGCACAGGAAAATGTCGTCATTATTGATAAAACAATAGCGACAAAAACGCGCGTAATTGGTGAAATGGATACGTATAGTGCGATGACATTGTTGCATGAGGAAGCTATCTACATCCATCAAGGTACACAGTTTCAAGTGGAGGAGCTTGATTGGGAGGAGAAAAAGGCGTACGTCACAGAGGTGGATGTCGACTATTTTACAGATGCTAATTTAGCGGTGGAACTGAAGGTGTTAGAGGAAGATAAAGTGGCAGACTTGGGGGAAGTAACAGTAAGCTACGGTGATGTAAGTTTACTTGCTATTCCGACGATTTTTAAAAAGATTCGTTTTGGTACACATGACAATATTGGTTCTGGGCCTATCACACTACCTCCTATGGAAATGCATACGAATGCAACATGGATTTCCTTTAATTTACCTGAAGATTGGTCTGAGGAAATGATGACAGATGCATTAAATGGAGTTGCATATGCGATGCATTCCTTTATCTCACTCTTTATTCAATGTGACCGCAGTGACGTATCGGTCGTACCGCAGGTCAAAGCAGTGCATAACGAGCGACCAACATTATTTATTTATGATAGTTACCCAGGTGGAATAGGGCTAAGTGAAAAGGTTTATGATTTAATTTTGCCCCTCCTTGAACGCACTATAGAGCATGTGAAAAGTTGTCCATGCAAGGCGGGCTGTCCGTCCTGTATTGGGGCACAGGATAACTTAAATGATGGCAAGAAGCGTGTGTTAAAAGTATTGGGAATTTTATGTGCGGAAATGATGTGA
- a CDS encoding THUMP domain-containing class I SAM-dependent RNA methyltransferase, translating to MTKFQLVATAAMGLEAIVAQEVQDLGYETRVDNGKVYFEGDETAIARCNLWLRVADRVKIVVGQFPAHTFDQLFESTKALDWARYLPVDAAFPVSGKSVKSKLFSVPDCQAIVKKAIVEHMKSHYKRLGFLDESGATYKIEVAILKDVATLTIDTSGAGLHKRGYRQVQGEAPLKETLAAALVKISKWNPNRPFVDLFCGSGTIPLEAAMIGQNIAPGYNREFISEDWAWMKAKIWDEARNEADALANYDQPLQIIGSDIDHRMISIAQENALEAGFGELLTFKQMQATDFTTRLTDGVIISNPPYGERIGDKEAIEAVVKTLGQVMKNYPTWSVYMLSSMENFEQCYGRQATKKRKLFNGFIRTDLYQYWGQKSKRD from the coding sequence ATGACAAAATTTCAATTAGTTGCAACGGCAGCGATGGGCTTAGAGGCAATCGTTGCACAGGAAGTACAAGACTTAGGATACGAAACACGTGTTGATAATGGCAAAGTGTATTTTGAAGGAGACGAGACAGCTATTGCACGTTGTAATCTATGGCTACGTGTAGCGGATCGTGTAAAAATTGTTGTAGGTCAATTTCCAGCGCATACATTTGATCAACTATTCGAATCTACAAAGGCGCTTGATTGGGCGCGTTATTTACCTGTAGATGCGGCGTTTCCTGTATCGGGAAAGTCAGTAAAATCAAAGCTATTTAGTGTGCCAGATTGCCAAGCGATTGTGAAAAAAGCAATTGTAGAGCATATGAAATCACATTACAAACGTCTAGGCTTTTTAGATGAATCAGGCGCAACTTATAAAATTGAAGTAGCTATTTTAAAGGATGTAGCAACATTAACAATTGATACATCAGGCGCAGGGCTTCACAAGCGAGGTTACCGCCAAGTACAGGGAGAAGCTCCTTTAAAGGAAACATTAGCAGCTGCATTAGTGAAAATTTCAAAGTGGAATCCTAATCGACCTTTTGTTGACTTGTTTTGTGGCTCAGGAACAATCCCTTTAGAGGCTGCGATGATTGGGCAAAATATTGCACCTGGTTATAACCGTGAATTTATTTCAGAGGATTGGGCTTGGATGAAAGCGAAAATCTGGGATGAAGCACGTAATGAGGCTGATGCTCTTGCGAATTACGACCAACCATTACAAATAATTGGCTCGGATATTGACCACCGCATGATAAGCATTGCACAGGAAAATGCTCTAGAGGCAGGCTTTGGTGAGCTTTTAACATTTAAACAAATGCAAGCAACAGACTTTACAACACGATTAACAGATGGCGTTATAATTTCGAACCCACCATACGGGGAGCGTATTGGTGATAAGGAAGCAATTGAGGCTGTTGTAAAAACACTCGGACAAGTGATGAAAAATTATCCAACATGGTCTGTTTATATGTTGTCCTCCATGGAAAACTTTGAGCAATGTTACGGTCGTCAAGCAACGAAAAAACGCAAGCTATTTAATGGCTTTATTCGTACAGACCTTTATCAATATTGGGGTCAAAAATCAAAGCGTGATTAA
- the recU gene encoding Holliday junction resolvase RecU codes for MMIRYPNGKPYKTNIEEVPKPKKQKALKEINFGNRGKTLEDDLNETNAYYLQRQVANIHKKPVPIQIVKVEYPSRSAAVIREAYFRTPSTTDYNGVWNGYYLDFEAKETENKTAFPLKNIHAHQIEHMKNVIVQKGIAFFIIRFSSLDRYFITPFSVVENAWQQMERGGRKSIPLKQFEEKAIEIKPSYQPRIDYLQAVQQLVSH; via the coding sequence ATAATGATTCGCTATCCAAATGGGAAACCTTATAAAACGAACATAGAAGAAGTACCAAAACCTAAAAAGCAGAAAGCACTTAAAGAGATTAACTTTGGCAATCGTGGTAAAACTTTAGAGGATGATTTAAACGAAACAAATGCTTATTATTTGCAAAGACAGGTCGCAAATATTCATAAGAAACCTGTTCCTATTCAAATCGTCAAAGTAGAGTACCCATCAAGAAGTGCCGCTGTTATTCGCGAGGCGTATTTTCGCACGCCTTCCACAACAGATTATAACGGTGTATGGAATGGTTATTATTTAGATTTTGAAGCAAAGGAGACAGAAAATAAAACAGCCTTTCCTTTAAAAAATATTCACGCACATCAAATAGAGCATATGAAAAATGTTATCGTACAAAAAGGAATTGCCTTTTTCATCATACGTTTTTCATCATTAGACCGCTATTTTATTACACCATTTTCTGTTGTTGAAAACGCATGGCAGCAAATGGAGCGTGGTGGGCGCAAATCGATACCACTTAAACAATTTGAAGAAAAGGCAATTGAAATTAAACCGAGTTATCAGCCTCGTATTGATTATTTGCAGGCGGTACAGCAATTGGTTTCGCATTGA
- a CDS encoding YppE family protein, translating into MQLVELTTYLIAQCEDAQNRFFHMREFDLKPDFFTEVKPYADTVHEQLKLWQQLAKEWRASYQPKYMHNQQIDQVVEAMEQFTVQSFYKETSKKRFLQSIHSVHYTLSTILRYLEEGEAYEQQKDDDF; encoded by the coding sequence ATGCAATTAGTCGAACTAACAACCTATTTAATAGCGCAATGTGAAGATGCGCAAAATCGTTTCTTTCACATGCGCGAATTTGATTTAAAGCCTGATTTCTTTACAGAAGTAAAACCGTATGCAGATACAGTACACGAGCAGCTAAAATTATGGCAGCAGCTAGCAAAAGAATGGCGGGCAAGCTATCAGCCGAAATATATGCATAATCAACAAATCGACCAAGTAGTAGAGGCAATGGAGCAATTTACCGTACAATCCTTTTACAAAGAAACGAGTAAAAAAAGATTTTTGCAATCGATTCATTCGGTTCACTATACACTATCTACAATCTTGCGCTATTTAGAGGAGGGAGAGGCATATGAACAGCAAAAAGATGACGATTTCTGA
- a CDS encoding ribonuclease H-like domain-containing protein, translated as MSYENKILQMKKMLGKKTTERVEQPKFTKPAPPLYKERWQQAGLAVVDNDFGILFKREVRYPFDYKHGHYTLGELVAALEIWENADIEHPYALHTKERIVFWDTETTGLKGTGTHIFLLGFLQQDEDEFVLTQYVLADPANEVAMLFESKLWQRSTTLVSYNGKSFDWPQLETRWTLNRQTLPPLKEQKHIDLLHSSKRLWKNDLEKMKLVQVEEEKLGFKRQGDIPGHLAPIIYFDAVKSGQAEVLMKVLLHNEWDLLSLITLYIHQTKLLFSGEQESAVTYTNVGKWYSDLKQQVASEYVLTNVTENYRESETSLAHFYLAFQHKRQGRYHEAIKAFETSIIGISNRQKIQAYEQLSMLHEHQIKAYDIALLYAEKGFKLIQHSDLSFEQKEKQLVKWKKRYERIQNKQQ; from the coding sequence ATGTCCTACGAAAATAAAATATTACAAATGAAAAAAATGCTAGGCAAAAAAACAACAGAGCGCGTTGAACAGCCAAAATTTACGAAGCCTGCACCACCGCTTTATAAAGAGCGGTGGCAACAGGCAGGATTAGCGGTTGTCGATAATGATTTTGGCATCTTGTTTAAGCGTGAGGTTCGCTATCCTTTCGATTATAAGCATGGGCATTATACGCTAGGGGAGTTAGTAGCGGCACTTGAAATATGGGAAAATGCTGATATCGAGCACCCTTATGCATTACATACAAAAGAGCGCATTGTATTTTGGGATACTGAAACAACAGGCTTAAAAGGCACTGGTACGCATATTTTTTTGCTCGGCTTTTTACAGCAGGATGAGGACGAATTTGTACTCACACAATATGTGTTAGCAGACCCAGCAAACGAGGTGGCAATGCTATTTGAATCAAAACTTTGGCAGCGAAGTACCACGCTCGTTTCCTATAATGGAAAAAGCTTCGATTGGCCGCAGTTAGAAACACGTTGGACATTGAATCGCCAAACTTTGCCACCATTAAAAGAGCAAAAACATATTGATTTATTGCATAGCTCAAAGCGTTTATGGAAAAATGATTTAGAGAAGATGAAGCTTGTACAGGTCGAGGAGGAAAAGCTTGGCTTTAAAAGACAAGGGGATATACCGGGGCATTTAGCACCTATCATTTATTTTGATGCGGTGAAAAGTGGGCAGGCTGAAGTTTTAATGAAAGTGTTACTCCATAATGAATGGGATTTATTATCACTTATTACATTGTATATTCATCAAACAAAGCTATTGTTTTCTGGCGAGCAGGAATCAGCCGTTACTTATACAAATGTTGGGAAATGGTATAGCGATTTAAAGCAGCAAGTGGCGAGTGAATATGTGTTAACGAATGTCACAGAAAATTACCGCGAGAGCGAGACTTCATTAGCCCATTTTTATTTAGCTTTTCAGCATAAGCGTCAGGGCCGTTATCATGAGGCGATTAAAGCTTTTGAAACATCCATAATAGGCATTTCAAATCGTCAAAAAATACAGGCATATGAGCAGTTATCAATGTTGCATGAGCATCAAATCAAAGCGTATGATATCGCGCTGCTTTATGCGGAAAAAGGGTTTAAGCTTATCCAGCATAGTGACCTGTCATTTGAGCAAAAAGAAAAGCAATTAGTAAAATGGAAAAAACGTTATGAACGTATTCAAAATAAACAACAATAG
- a CDS encoding ATP-dependent DNA helicase: MRQSLPFELSKEKSFFDSLGDWMGDVLYDELPEKGFECRDEQIFMAYQIEQALKEKNVLFAEAGVGTGKTIAYLLPAVSYARYTGKPALIACADETLIDQLVKEGGDVHKLRDHLGLNIDVRLAKSRDQYLCIKRFEEADRQLEADWIEEIADSIPDGVYAHGSMVALQPYGERSDYPMVSDDEWQMVNYNALMQCAVCDVRNRCGQTLHRAYYRKSTDLIICSQDFLMEHLATKESREREGQLPLLPEVSMMVLDEGHLLEYAAQKAMTYKVQANTIVGLLERLMVDGVRERTLYGMERLQDDHELFFDQLRDDLVPSEEDRKRIEKSERLLAIGKRLLVDVEQLLEEFVFESELYMIPEYELNMAEEFLEHYAAALRIFVAQGDAVDWLEETDGEETLVIMPRLITEVLEEKLFSKKTPIVFSSATLSVKKDFSYIATSLGITKYQSFSVPSPFDYEDVMKIYVHELAQNDKAAKVEELLRDGEKTLILFQSKQAMNAFKSKLGVMARLTIAFEGDRELSAIVRDFQEGKVRTFCSYHLWEGLDLPQEALTRVIIFDLPFPPYDPLFDAKRAFAKDAFAEVELPFMLLRLQQGMGRLIRTSNDYGDIHLLVNEKESQMKKHFEDILAVEPIIE; encoded by the coding sequence ATGAGACAATCATTACCGTTTGAATTATCAAAAGAAAAATCCTTCTTTGATTCGCTTGGCGATTGGATGGGAGACGTTTTATACGACGAGCTACCAGAAAAAGGCTTTGAATGTCGGGATGAACAAATTTTCATGGCTTACCAAATTGAGCAGGCATTAAAAGAGAAAAACGTACTATTCGCAGAGGCGGGTGTTGGTACGGGAAAAACTATAGCTTATTTACTGCCGGCAGTTTCGTACGCTCGTTATACAGGCAAGCCTGCCCTCATTGCTTGTGCTGATGAAACATTAATCGACCAGCTTGTGAAAGAGGGCGGTGATGTGCATAAGCTACGTGATCATTTAGGCTTAAATATTGATGTGCGCCTTGCAAAATCACGTGATCAATATTTATGTATTAAACGCTTTGAAGAGGCAGACAGACAACTGGAGGCAGACTGGATTGAAGAAATTGCTGATTCGATTCCAGATGGGGTCTATGCACACGGCTCAATGGTGGCATTACAGCCGTACGGTGAACGAAGTGATTATCCAATGGTGAGCGATGATGAATGGCAAATGGTCAACTATAATGCGTTGATGCAATGTGCAGTATGTGATGTGCGCAATCGTTGTGGGCAAACATTGCACCGAGCGTATTATCGTAAATCAACGGATTTAATTATTTGCTCGCAAGACTTTTTAATGGAGCATTTAGCTACAAAGGAATCACGTGAGCGCGAAGGACAGCTTCCTTTACTACCTGAGGTGTCGATGATGGTGCTGGATGAAGGACATTTATTAGAATATGCCGCACAAAAGGCAATGACCTATAAAGTACAGGCAAATACAATCGTTGGCTTGTTAGAGCGTTTAATGGTTGATGGTGTTCGTGAGCGCACATTATATGGGATGGAAAGATTGCAGGACGATCATGAGCTATTTTTTGACCAGCTACGCGATGATTTAGTGCCTTCAGAGGAAGATCGAAAGCGCATTGAAAAGTCAGAGCGTTTATTAGCGATTGGCAAGCGCTTATTAGTAGATGTAGAGCAGCTACTAGAAGAATTTGTGTTTGAATCAGAGCTTTATATGATTCCAGAATATGAGCTTAATATGGCAGAGGAATTTCTCGAGCATTACGCAGCAGCATTACGCATCTTTGTTGCACAGGGCGATGCGGTCGATTGGTTAGAGGAAACAGACGGTGAAGAAACGCTCGTGATTATGCCTCGTTTAATTACTGAAGTATTAGAAGAAAAGCTCTTTTCTAAAAAAACACCTATCGTCTTTTCGTCAGCAACATTATCAGTGAAAAAGGACTTTTCCTATATTGCTACAAGCTTAGGTATTACTAAATACCAATCTTTTAGCGTACCATCTCCGTTTGATTATGAGGATGTTATGAAAATTTATGTGCATGAACTTGCGCAAAATGACAAGGCAGCAAAAGTAGAAGAATTGCTACGTGACGGCGAGAAAACGCTCATTTTATTTCAATCAAAGCAGGCAATGAATGCTTTTAAATCGAAGCTTGGTGTGATGGCTCGTTTAACGATAGCCTTTGAAGGAGACAGGGAGCTATCTGCAATTGTCCGGGATTTCCAAGAGGGTAAAGTTCGAACATTTTGTTCCTATCATTTGTGGGAGGGACTTGATTTACCTCAGGAAGCATTGACACGCGTCATTATTTTCGACTTACCATTCCCGCCATATGACCCGTTATTCGATGCAAAACGTGCCTTTGCTAAAGATGCATTCGCAGAGGTAGAGCTACCATTTATGCTACTACGCTTACAGCAAGGAATGGGACGACTTATCCGCACATCGAATGACTACGGCGACATTCATTTACTTGTGAACGAAAAAGAAAGCCAAATGAAAAAACATTTCGAGGATATTCTAGCAGTAGAGCCAATTATTGAATAA
- the gpsB gene encoding cell division regulator GpsB, translating to MRMIKLNSKIILEKEFKKSMKGYSIDQVDQFLDQIMEDYDVFEKQLNELRLENERLKAELENSARRQPTVQTNTPNTNFDILKRLSNLEKHVFGSKLSE from the coding sequence ATGCGAATGATAAAATTAAACTCAAAAATTATTTTAGAAAAAGAATTTAAAAAGAGTATGAAGGGCTATAGCATAGACCAAGTGGACCAATTTTTAGATCAAATTATGGAGGATTATGATGTTTTTGAAAAGCAGCTAAATGAGCTGCGTTTAGAAAATGAGCGTTTAAAAGCGGAGTTAGAAAATAGTGCGCGTAGACAGCCAACTGTTCAAACGAATACACCAAATACAAACTTTGATATTTTAAAACGCTTGTCTAATTTAGAAAAACATGTTTTTGGTAGTAAACTATCTGAATAG